A region of Fimbriimonadaceae bacterium DNA encodes the following proteins:
- the folE2 gene encoding GTP cyclohydrolase FolE2 yields MKSESDSRTSALVDIQSTIDQRNIPIDKVGVRNIKYPIVVLDRANERQHTIGTFELTVDLPHHFKGTHMSRFLEALNEHKHEVTIQSVPKLLESLRDRLHAKSAHMVVEFPFFMVKKAPVTGRSGMMEFMCGFSAELNGDLDVEMIVKVPVTTLCPCSKEISEYGAHNQRGLVTARVKANEHIWLEELIEMIESSASCALYPVLKRPDEKFVTEHAYQNPRFVEDMVREVAVKFDADMRIDSYEIEVENFESIHAHNAYAYLKRDRAKLA; encoded by the coding sequence ATGAAATCCGAGTCTGATAGTCGCACCAGTGCGTTGGTCGACATCCAGAGCACGATCGATCAGCGGAATATTCCGATCGACAAGGTCGGCGTGCGGAACATCAAGTATCCGATCGTCGTTCTCGACCGAGCCAACGAGCGGCAGCACACGATTGGTACTTTCGAGCTTACGGTTGATCTTCCCCACCACTTCAAGGGAACTCACATGAGTCGGTTCCTCGAGGCGCTGAACGAGCATAAGCACGAAGTGACGATCCAGAGCGTTCCGAAGCTTCTGGAGAGTCTGCGGGATCGCCTTCATGCGAAATCCGCCCACATGGTGGTCGAGTTTCCGTTCTTCATGGTCAAGAAGGCCCCGGTCACCGGACGATCCGGAATGATGGAGTTCATGTGCGGGTTTTCCGCCGAGCTGAACGGTGACCTCGATGTCGAGATGATCGTCAAGGTTCCGGTCACCACGCTGTGCCCCTGCAGCAAGGAAATCAGCGAATATGGGGCGCACAACCAGCGCGGTCTGGTAACGGCACGGGTGAAGGCAAACGAGCACATCTGGTTGGAAGAGCTCATCGAGATGATCGAGTCTTCGGCTTCGTGTGCGCTCTATCCGGTGTTGAAGCGGCCTGATGAGAAGTTCGTCACCGAGCACGCCTACCAGAACCCGCGGTTCGTCGAGGACATGGTTCGGGAAGTGGCAGTCAAGTTCGACGCTGATATGCGAATCGACTCATACGAGATCGAGGTGGAGAACTTCGAGTCGATCCACGCCCACAATGCCTATGCCTATCTGAAGCGAGATCGGGCGAAGCTGGCCTAG